In the genome of Passer domesticus isolate bPasDom1 chromosome 2, bPasDom1.hap1, whole genome shotgun sequence, the window TTGGACCCATAGGTCCAAAAGGAACAAAGGGGGAAATTGGCCACCCTGGAAGAGTTGGTTTCCCAGGGCCAATTGGCCCGATTGGTAATCCAGGTCCTAAAGGTAATATTGGAGGTATAGGGCCACAGGGTAATCCGGGAATTCAGGGGGAAAGAGGCTtgaaaggagacagaggagacAAGGGGGACGTAGGTGCCCCAGGAGTGCTGCCAAGGAGTGCTTTCAGCGTTGGCCTCACAGCCAACACCAAGTTTCCCCCTCCGAATCGCCCGATCAAGTTTGACAAGGTGCTGTATAACAGCCTGAACGACTTCAACTCTGCTACTGGCAAGTTCACCTGCAAACACCCCGGTGTTTACTATTTCACCTACCACATCACTGTCTACTCGAGGAACGTGCGCGTAGCTCTCGTGAAGAACGGCATCAAGATGCTGCACACGGTGGACAGGTACCAGAGCGGAGAGGACCAGGCCTCGGGAGCCGCCATCCTcgagctgcagggaggagacGAGGTGTGGCTGCAGGCCCACCAAGGAGAGGCTTTCAACGGGCTCTTTGCAGACGGCGATGACGATACCACCTTCTCTGGGTTCCTCCTGTTCGGCACCGCTGACCCACcgcagccactgctgctgcccaccccGTAGCTCCGCGTTATCCCCGAATGCTGCGTGCCTGTGCCCCTCAGCCCTCCCTAAGAGAGGGGCTGGGCAGTTTCTGCTGGATTCAACGGAAAAGGCTTGGTTCTAGGAAAAGCTTCTGCACAAGAGAGGACAAGTCTTCAGAATCGACAGTGCTGGGCTTAACACCTTGGTGGTTTGATGACTTACTTGAGGCGTTCACAGGGGTGTGTACCCCCGTTCTGATGAACaaattttaaagcaaagtgTGGATGAAATAAAAGACAGAAGTTCTGGAATTATGTTGTGTGGGATATCTTGTGTAAACAAGACACAACAGTAAGTTCCAAGCCAGTTTATATCTTCCAATGTGGCATGTGTAGATGGACTTGAAACTAGGTTAGTTTCCATCCAAccactttaaaataattttaaaacttgaAATTAGTATAGTTTGATACCTCTGCAGAAACTGCTTGCTCTGTGGCGCAAGCAAGTTTCATTTACAGCTTTTAAATATGgttattttctctctgtgtaGTCACAGGTCTGAAACTGAGCAAAATGGAGTGATAGAAGGAAGTGCCATGTGGGTTCTCTGGTGTGGGCAGATATTCAAGACCAGTGCAAAAATACAGCATAAAGCTGCTGTACTTCAGAATTAGGTGGTGCAAAACAAATTCTCCCAGATTAAAGATAATATTTAATCAACACTGAAGCAGCCCTGCCAGAGAACTGATCAAGAGTTATTTCCTGTGCCataaaacaggaaataaaatatacatattcttttttttattccttgaattttctttttcttcttcttcacccCTCCCACCTCCTTTTCTTCTAAAActcaaaaatattaaatacaaatattagGAAGTCTCATTCACTTGTCTTAGAAGAGAATAATGCAGAGATGCCAATGGAGATGGGTCAGCATCAtgaaattaaatgcaaattCAGTGTTAGGAGCTTAAGGCCTGGCTTCCCATCAGCACCTCAGGGTACCAGGGGAATGTGGGCATGTTCCCACAGTAGCTGAGCCCGAGTGTGGATCACAGAGCCCAAACGCAAAGGGCACGGTGGGTTAATTCACGAGGAACAGCTGCTCTTCTCAAATGACAGCGAGGGAGACGCAAGGGCACTCAGGCGGAGGAAAGGGCTTTGTGAAGTTTTCAGCAAGAATGAAGTTTCTTCCCATAAGCCACACGCCGCAAGCTTGTATCACAGAAACATGTagacaaaaaaaaccattttaaaaGGGCTTTAGGTTTCACTGGAGAACGCGTAGGACAGGTATCAACCCGGAGCGGCCAGGTCGGGCGCTGGTGACCCGGGAGGCGGGACAGGCCCGGGGAGAGCCCAGAGCTCGGAGCAGAGGTGCCCGGCGGGAAGCGGGGCAGGCCGAAGGAGCGCTCAGAACCCGGAGCAGAGGCGCCCGGCGGGCTGAGGGCCCGGCGGAGCCCGGAGCTCCGCCTCGCTCCGCCTCCTGCTGCCGCTCCTCCCCTCGGCGCGGACGCGCGGAGGTCGCGGCCGAGTGCGGCGTGCGGAGGCCGCGGCCGTGCCgggcccgctccgctccgctccgccgcGCTGCTCTCCGCTCCGCCATGCTGGGCGGCTGTCGGCGGGCGCTGCCCGCGGCGCTGGGCCgggcgctgcggggccgggcggcggggcagggcggcCGGGCCGTCAGCACCAGCTGGTGCCCCGTGGGCACCGCCTTCGATgcgaggcagcagcagcagcagccgctgcGCGGCGGTGCGGCGGGCAGGGACACGGTGAGCGGCGGGACGGGAGGGCCGGGCCTGCTGCGGCGGGAGCCCTGGCCGCTGGCAGCCTCGTGCTTTGCTCCGCTTGTCTGAACTGTTTTAAGGGAACTTTCTGGGGGTGATTTTTCTCATGtgtgtagtttttttttttttaaataagagtTTATATTGGTTCTGGCAAACGTTGTGGCTTTTGGCCACAGAAGTGTTTGACAGTGAGGGCCTTGTGCGTGGCAGCGCTTTGAGCCTCAGTGGTGCCCATAGGTGCATAAAGTGAGATTGGCCCTTCCTTTCCCCCTTCCGTGCCAGCGCTGCCCCGGCCGTGCCGCTGCACTCGGACCATGCTGCTCACATCCTCTTGCCTGGGCCTCGTTCTTGATGCCTTTTCTGGGGCAAAAGAAGGATTTCTTTGCTGATTTGGTGACAGTTGGGTTTTCTGATGCCTGTCTTTTTAGGGTGAGTCAGGAGCGTTTGTtcagcaggctcctgcagaggGTAAGGTGGCACAGTGCATTCAGAATAGGTGCAGCTCTAAAATCCAGGTGTTTGCCTGCTGACTCAGCTGTTCCTGCCATGGTGCCCAGCCTGGCGAAGCTGTTGAACTTTGGGTTTTAGAAAGGATAAATCTGACCTCTGTTTATAATCTGGAACTTGCTTGGGAAACCTTTTTTTAGGTTCTCATGCCTCTGCGAGCACACTGGTGGAAGTCTTGCTTCAGGAAATAATCCAGTTAAATATTGTCCATTTGGCTGGTCTAGGGAATGTGTTCCAGATGATTCACTTGGCCCACAGTTCTTTTGGAATAGAGGTGCGTATTTCAGGCTCACAAAGAGGCAGTGCCAGGTAGGATGTCAATGCTGAGACCAAGTGAAGACAAAAACGTTTCAGCCATGCAGCCAGTGACATTAAAGAACAGAGAGAACTACACCaagcttcattttttttggtaattttaattttttttatattaaactTGATATCGTATGTAAGAAGAGTTCTGCATCTAATTTATCTCTAAGAGGAGATACATCCTGGTCACAAAGCACTGCACGTGCAGGAAGAGCTCACTTGGGAAGGTGGGTGATGATGTAGGGCAGCAGGAAGACCTGGAGCTCCCATGGATATTACAGGACACTGCATCCATCCTCTGGCTGAGGATCTGTGTGAAATGGCAGCCTCGAGTGTCTTACACAGCAACATTATTTAAGAGTGCTGTGATACAAGTGTACTTACGTTTGTGTGCacatgtataaatatataaaaatacctttttcaGTGTTCACTTCAGTCCAGTTCCTGTTCTCAAATAATAAAACATGGGAAGTGTGAGGATAAGTTCCCTTTCATTAGCAAATAAAGAAGGGGTTTTTAGCAACagtgacagaaagaaaataggACAAAGCAACCCAGAGTTTCCAGATGTGTACTTGAAGGCTTCCTTTTGCTTCAGAATATATACTTGTGCAGATGAGCTGTCAATTTgtagctttttgttttatttggctAAATATTAGCAAGCTGCAAACCTGCAGCTGACTGCAGTAATACAAAGAGTTGCAGAAAGTGGATTATAAACTGACTGGACTTCAGATTTGAAAATCCAGATTGTGGTTTTTGGATACTGAGGTTGAATTTGGGAGGGATGGGTTTTGTGTGAAATCACATACCTTTCACTGTTCGATGCTGTAGTCAGTGGGTGAGGAGATGCTCATGTTGTAGTTGGGCAGTTGCAAAGGGAGTGTGTTGCTTGAAGAGGTGTTGCtttaatttaaatgaaattaaggAATTGCTAAGataaggttcttcacccagggggtggctgggcactggcccaggctccccagagaagtggtcacagcaccagcctgacagagctcaggaagtatttggacagtgctctcaggcacatggtgtgactctggggacagtgctgtgcagggccaggagctggaattcagtgatccttgtgggtcctttcTTCATGTGGAAAAAAAACTCAAAGCTTTTTCAAACAGTGTTAAAATGATAATATAAAAGCAAATCTTTAATTGAAAGCTTTCAAGGTGCACAACATGCTGATAGGTACACGTGATACTGTAGttctacatttttaaaaggttcGTTGATTAGTATACCTAAAAAACTTTGTCCAATTAGAAGAGCAGCTGTGTTAGTTATTTTCTTCTCTGGGTTTAGCCCTATTGGAGCTCCCCCGCAAGTCTTTCTGATCTTCTAACTCTGCATTTTATTATGTCTATGATACATGGTGCAAAATAAAGTGTCCTTGCTAAATTAACAGGCAAGACTAAACAGAATTTCAAGAATGCATCAGTAGGAGTTTGTTAACTGTGAGAAAGAGAGCTGGGAAAGGACTAGAAGTTACAACTATGTATTAACAGTCTATACAGCTACAAATACATGAAGAACAcataaaccccaaaaatcttTAGGCATCACTTCCAGCTCAGGGGATTCTTTGATTCTTTCAAATCTTTTTTCTGTTGTAGGTCTGCACTGTGGAACTTCTTGATCTGCTAGCATTAGTATCTCTTCCACAATGCAGAACATAAGTGCCATCTGCATTTACCCTGCACAAATAAGTGTGTTTACctgtgggacagggccaggctTGATAGGAACTTCAGGAACAAAACTGTTCATTCCACAAACATTTTCACTTGTTGATTATTCCTTTGAGGTCTGCTTCCAGTATTGGGGGCTCATTTAGTGAGCCTGAGACACCTGTCCTGTTGCCTGCAATTTCTTGATATCTGGTGCTGCTGTCCAGTGAAGTGTTACAGTGTGCTAGCTGGGGTCATTTGGGTAAAATTCTGTAGTGGTAATTCAGTCTTGAAACAAAGGTGCAGAAGTCAAGGAGGGCAATAGTGATGTGTTTTCACTGTGTTTTGCACTGCAGGGTCTGTTTGGTGTTCCAGAACTGAGCTGTCCAGAAGGATTTCGAGAAGCACAGGACAAAGCATTGCAAGAATCAGAGCAGCTTGTCCAGAAGGCATGTTCAACACCACCTGGGCCAGAGACTGTAATGATCTTTGATCAGCTGTCAGATAGCTTGTGCAGAGTAGCAGACTTGGTATGTTACTTTTTTTTGGTTATACATAAATTCTTTTAAACTGGCTGAGCTTACACTATGTTCCATTTTATGATTTCCTACACTGCAGTAATAGCAGTGTAGAAATAGCAGATCAGCTCCATGAAGTTTTGTGTtaagacagaaaatgaaattgatTGAAAGTGAATTGCAAAGGCTTTTACCAAATGATAGGGAAGTGCAAATCCTGTAAAACTGTCCAGTTATTTTTAAGACAGATGCAAAAATAGTATGGAAGTcacaacaagaaaaacaacagtgAAATCATACTTGTGTTTCTGCTGCAACATTAATACATAAGCTCTCCAGCTTGTCACTTATATTGTGGAAAAGAGGGTTTTGATTTCAGAGTTAAAGTTGGAGTGGCAATGCACATGTTTTAGGTTATGATCATTTATAGGTGAAGGTCCATAAAGAACTTGCAGAGTAAAGGCAGCAGATGAAACTCAAcagtataatttttttattaacacAAGAAGAAGGCAGCAATTTCTTAGATTGTAATTTTTGTGGTCCACAGATTTAGAGTACTTGGTCTGATATTTTGCATCACAAAACTTTAAGTTTAGTAGAGCATTTCATATTGCTCCCTGGAAGTTTGCCCAAAGTATATAATTTATCAAAGCATTATTCTTTGGTTGGAGGAAGCAGAACCAACCTCCATACTGAAATCAGTTCTTAGTGAATAGGTCAGTGAGTTTTCCGAGGTCACTTGGGTTTTCACATTTGAATGTCTCTGTGTGTTTTCAGTTCTCCAATCTTGCATCTTATTCTTTTGTAGATCTAAGACATCTTTTGTGCcatctttttccttctgaaaataCTTAAAAGCTCTGTCAAGTCATTAGTTCTTATGTTTTGTATAGACTATCCCTAATTCTGCTTAATCAAGCAATACCTAATTAAAACATTAATGTCAGAATTCAGTTGCTATAGTTTTGTATAAGTTTGCTGAGCTAAAATTATCTCCTTTGTACTATATTCAGGTTTTTTATGTTCACAGATGCACAGCTTGCAGAACTGTCTGGAAGTTATTTGGTGATTGTTATCTGTTGTTAGGAATTTTGATATCTGTCATTCAGAGGATTTTAAAGAGGAAttctaagaaataaaaattaagtgtGTAACATTTTTAAGGCTGCCTTTTCAATTAAACTGCAATAGTATTTTATACTGTCAGCTTGTTGCATGTACTTTCTGTAAAATCGTGCTTAATATCTTCAGTATAGTCCAAGACTTGAAATATATTCCTAATATTTTAAGTCTATCATTTCAATGCTAAAACTGCCCTGACTTCACATCAGCAGTTGTGGAAGCCCCTAGCTCCCCAGCCCCTTTTAGCATCCTTCTAGCCTTATGACCCCCCTGAAGGATTTGGAGATTTAcaaaaaatcagtatttcttcCTATTAGGAAGTATGCACATTTAGTGGTGTGCTTTCTTCTTAACTAGAACatttagttttaaaaatctttcttaATAACATTCAAATATGTTGGAGTAGCTCTGTGTTGTAAGATACACACTacttaaaatgttttaagaaGTGAAATAATGatgtttatttgaaaaacacAGGCACTGTGTGGTTTAATAATTGTCAGCAAAGTCTTCCAATCAGCTTTatgttttagacaaaaaaaggcaaattctACAAAATGATTGCATAGAACTATAGAAATAAGTGTTAATATAAATGGAACTGCTTGAATGCAATTTTTTTATAAGCCAGaaggtttttttgtctttttgcctcactgttttcttcttctattGTGTTAGGCTGATTTTGTAAAAGTTGCCCACCCTGACTTTGCATTCAGAGAGGCTGCTGAAGAAGCTTGCAGGAACATTGGTACTGTGGTAGAGAAgtatgttttcttctttttttctcttttttttttctgtttccatatgcagctttaaaaattactgtATGATCATGTATGAAAACAGCCATCAACAAAAAATCTTTGTGCATGGGAACAAAGTGTCAGTCTTCTGTTACAGATATTTAAGGGTTTCGTTTTGTTACAGTATCTCATgaaaggtttttctgttttagttGCAGTTTAGGACTCCATGTCCCTGAAGCCCATCAAAGGCTCAAGTGACATTTTTCTAGGACTTGTGACAATTCTCTGGTGGTTGTAAAGTTTATGTACAAAATGCTTGAAAGTAGATTTCTCAGGACTTTGATTAAGCATACCAATAACATACCATATAACAATATGACTGCAATATCTGAATTCCACTTCAGATATAAAATTTatagaaagaagaaattacTCATATGTTATCTTGAGCGGCTCATAAACCATTGTGTGCATGTGTTTCATTGCCCGGCATATCCCACCTGGGAGTGCAGGATAAAATGCCAACAAATCTGATGGACACAGTGTTATCTGCATGGGGACAGTGCTTGATGTGTGGAACTGTTCTGAGGACAGTAAGCTCTTAGTCTAGCCCACTGGCAGTCAGCAGCACATTCATCTCATGGCAAACTTGAACACAGGTTTTCCTTTAATGGAGTCTTCTCAAAGAAAGGGTTAGAAAACCATTCTGCCACCTTTATGCTTTCACCATGATTATCTTTGTTCATAAAAAATAAGCAGTGTTAGACTTGCTCATATTGCCACAAAATACCATCCAAAACTGTTTTTCTGTCAGATGCACAACACCTGTTTCCATGCTGGTTTGTCCACATGTGCTCTGTATAGAAATTTTCTACTTTTTAACTGTGATTGTGAACCCGAAAGCATTTTGAACATACAGTCCTTGGCTTTTAATGTTGTTTCACTAAATACTGCATTTGAATAAGTAATACCAGGAAACTGAAATATTAGTCTGTTGTTAATGCATGATTCTTTTACTCTGTATCTTTTCAGATTAAATACAGATGTTGAACTGTGTCAGAGTCTGAGATGTCTGCTAGCTGATGAAACTGTAATGAGTTCCTTAGATCCAGAAACCAGGTACTTATTAATGCTTGTAGATCTTTACAGATTAGAAATAGAATCTTGCAGATTTAGTTTCTTAGATGGTATATATTGTTCCTTATTACActtatattttgtattttcttaaaCTAATAAATGCAACTTTTGGAAAACAAACCATATCTCCATTATTCACTTATTAGTCTCTACCAAACTACCTGCACAGGGGTTAGGAAGTTTGTAGTTGTGTAATCTTGGAGAATGTGACTGTAGAGCACAAGATGTATTTATGCTGAATAACTGAGATCTTGCAAGAGCAAAAAAACTGAAAACTTAAGATTTTCTTCAATAATATTCTTTTGATTAAAATTACATACTGTACTGTGATGTACATATCAATGtttttaggaataaaataaGGAAGAGActatataatttaatttcactCTATAGaatttcatttatatttttcaaaatcagATTAGCAGTACATTTATTGAAAGCTTACTTTATGATTGCTGTAATAGATTTTATTAGCTGTGTATGCAGTTACAgttttgaattatttattcACTGACATGGTTAGACAAGTTTAATGTATAAGttatttccttcttccttcttttacCATGATCAAGGATGTTAGATTTGGAAAGGTATTTTTCTGATGTTAGAATAAATGAaatgtgaaaagaaattaaaatggtaATCTGCACAAATTGTTTGAACATCTAGATTAAGGTACTGGAATTATTTTGAAGGATGTTTTCAAAGCAGATGACTAAACTAAAAACAAAGGACAAATTGTTTCTCACTGAGTGAATTGTTAAGTACCTAAAACATAGGAAATCTTTGTCCCTAATAAAAACATTCATATAACTGTGGTGTTAATCTCTGTGAAAGACATGAAACATAAATAACTACTAAAGGCAAGATCTGTTAAGAAATGCTGCTTACTATCAAATGAGGCTGTTTTAACAGGgatttactgtatttttaggCGAGTTGCAGAACTTTTTATGTTTGATTTTGAGATCAGTGGCATTCATTTGGATGAAGAAAAGGTAATT includes:
- the LOC135294227 gene encoding complement C1q and tumor necrosis factor-related protein 9A-like, which translates into the protein MKSWIVLLAIVVSTAETQKQDVCTQGYPGIPGNPGHNGIPGRDGRDGSKGDKGDTGEPGIPGSPGKDGVNGEKGERGTNGTVEEKGNKGDKGERGPPGKLGPKGFMGSVGYKGQKGELGLQGQKGLKGDIGPIGPKGTKGEIGHPGRVGFPGPIGPIGNPGPKGNIGGIGPQGNPGIQGERGLKGDRGDKGDVGAPGVLPRSAFSVGLTANTKFPPPNRPIKFDKVLYNSLNDFNSATGKFTCKHPGVYYFTYHITVYSRNVRVALVKNGIKMLHTVDRYQSGEDQASGAAILELQGGDEVWLQAHQGEAFNGLFADGDDDTTFSGFLLFGTADPPQPLLLPTP